The following is a genomic window from Fibrobacter sp. UWR4.
CGATGGTTCCAGCACCAGGGAATTTACGCCTATTCCCGACTTGCCCGTGAGGAGTTTGCTTCCCTTCCGCAGAGTCCCGTAGAACTGGAGCGGTCTCTGGAGCAAATGCGCATTCTGGGGAAACGTCCCATTCGTATCGTCCAGAGTCCCTACGCTTCTGTTTCAGTAGATGTTCCTGGCGATGTTTCCGCTGTGGAATCTTTAATACATTCGGTTACTCCCTTCCGTATTGAACCGGGAGTAGCCCATGAACGGCCCTGAGAAAAAAGTTGTCTACCTGGCGTTCTGCCTGTTTGTCGTGGGGGTGGTTGTTCGCGTCCTTCCTTGGGGCTTGCCGTCCATAGATTCTTTCCAGATCGAGGATGTTGCGAATAAATTAATTGCTCCTGTAGGGGATTCGGTTCCTCCTGCATGGAACGAAACTCCATCCGAAGGTTTCGTTTCTTTCGAAAAATCCCATAAGGATTCATCAAAAGTCGAAAAAAAAGAACGGAAAAAGAAGAAAAAGGTGCAGTTACCCCTGCATATAAATACGGCCTCTGTGGATGATTTGTGCGCTCTAAATGGGGTTGGACCGAAGCTTGCCGAAAAGATTGTGGCACAAAGAGAGGCGAAAGGACCCTTTAAAAACCCTACAGACTTGAAAAAAGTGCCTGGAATTGGGAATAAAAAGCTGGAGGCTATACTACCTGGGGTGATTTTTGATTAGTTTTGTAAAGTAAAATTTTAATCATAAGTCGTTGAGTATATGAGTGATACGAAATTATACCTAGGTATTGAAGTTGCAGACGCTTCTCTGAAGGTAGCCCTTTTGGATGGTACGGAACGTCGCGTTCTGAAGACTGCCATTCTGGAAACCGAAACCAGCCCGCTGGTGGACGTCTACGCTTTCGAAGTGGTGCTTCAGGAATGGATGAAGTTTATCAACGTGGAAAACGTTGATGCAGTTTCTGTTTCCATCCCTGCGTTCCGCTCTATTATCCGTCAGGTTTTTGTTCCCGCCGAGGCTTCCAAGAATCTGGATGACTACTTGAAGTGGTACGTTTCCCTCATAACCAACGCCGATGATGGTGTTTACGTCATTGATTATCAAATCATGAAGGGCGATGACTCCCTGGGCTATACGGTGATGCTGATTGCGGTACGTCGTGAATGGGTGGACAATCTCCGCAAGGGCTTCCGCAATAAGTCCCTGACTCCGAAATCTTTGGATGTAGATGTCCTGTCCTTGATGAACCTGATGGACTTTGCAGAACAGGTTTCTGAACTGGGATGCGTGGTTAAGGCCGACTATGCCGGTGTTACCATGGTGTGGCTTACGAAGGATAATCTCCAGGCCATGCGTTGCGTGTCCACGTTGAACCTGGTGAACAAGTCCAAGGAAGAAGCTTACCAGATACTTGCCGATGGCATTGCCGAACAGATTCGTCTTGCTAAGGAAGAAAATTCAGCAATTGACACCAAGATGGTGAACCTCTGCGGTGAAATGGCTAGCGATCTTTCCTTTGTGGAAACCCTTCGCCAGAAGCTCAGCGATTGCCAGCTGGTGATGTTGGATTCCTTCTCTAACCTTCGACTGCCGGTGGAAGCTGAAGATGCTGCTGCCGTACTGTGCTGTTCCGGTGCAATCGGTGCAGCCCTTAATGTGATGGAGGGTGTATGATCCATTTGAATTTGATCGACGCCGCTGAACGTCTTTCTACTGTTGAAACTGTATCTCCGGTTCATGTTACCAGTGTTGCGGAACTGAACAAGAGAGGCCGTAAGAAGGCAATGACCTTTGCTGTTGCCGCCCTGTTTGCCGTGGTTGGTTTCAGCTGCTTCCTGAGTGTGAATGGGGTTCCTGATCCTCTGCAGGGACTTTTCCCCGCAGCCTACCTGGATTTGATTGGCGCTGAAGACCCGACTTTGACCGAAGTTCGTAGTCAGACTGGCTTGCGGACTTCTGCTGGCGGTTCGCTGGAAGCGATGGCTGCAAATGCTGCTGCCTATGCTCGTCAGCGTGAATCCATGACTGCAAAGCAGATTGTTGGTGAAATCAATCCCAAGGCTCTGTATGATAACAAGAAGCGTACGGACTACAATTCCTACCTGCCCTTGGAAAAGGTGTCTTACCAGAAGGCTTCCTTCGGTCAGTTTATCGCTTTCCTGAATACAGCTACTCCGGATGACATTGGGTTCTCCGACTGTATTTATAAGGCTCCGAACTTCTTCTACGTCCGTGGCGTTGCTGTGAAGCCGCCTTCCCAGCGCGCTTTCCTGGATCGCATGAAGGCTGTTAGCTCCAACTTCAAGACACCTTCTCTTCCGGAAAACGCTCCTGCTACCGACATTACTGCTTACGGTCAGTATAACGTGAACAACGTAAAGCTGAACACCGTCACCCAGTTTGTTCCTAGTGCGGAAGTTGCTAATGAAGTGAAGAACTTGAAGACCATGGCATCTTCCGTGAAGGTTCAGCTGGCTGGCTTTGAAAAGCCTGTCATTGAAGACTTTGGCGTGTATAAGCGCTATACTTTCAATGTGACTTCCGGTGCTGATTTTAGCGATCTCCAGGCATTCTTTGCTGCCTATACGGCTTCTGCCGCTCGCGTAGGTATCCAGCAGATCGAAATGAAGTACGCAAAGAAGGATATTCAGTCCTCTATGCGCTTCGAAATGTACGTCGTTCCCTAGTAGATCATCAAGATGCCTATTCGAATTACCGGAGGCACCTTGAGGGGACGTAACGTCCCTTCGCCTGATACATCCAAGACTAGGCCTACAGCGTCCCGCACCCGCGAGGCCCTGTTCAATATTTTGCAGGGTGTAGAAGGTTTCCGCATGCTGGACCTATTCTGCGGGACCGGCATTATGGGAATCGAAGCGATTAGCCGTGGTGCTGCTTCTGTTACTGCAGTGGAAATGTCAAAGGTTCAGGCCAAACTTGTCCAGCAGGCCTACTCTTCCTTGAAACTGGATAGTCAAGTTAATTTGTTGGTAACAAGTGCGCTGACTTTATCCAAGGACGTCCTTTGTAAGGATGAAGGCTTTGACCTGATTTATGCGGATCCTCCTTTTAAGGATATGGAATATCCGGATCTTCGCCCCTTCTGGGACTGGCTCAATCCGGGCGGAGTCGCTGTGTTTGAAGCTCCCAGCAAGAATTTACCTGCATGGGCCAAGGAAGCCGAAGCCAACGATCTTTTGCAGATTAGGAAGTATGGCGAATCCTCCTTGCTTCTGTACCGCAAAACTTTGTAATTTATGGCTGTGAAATCCGAAAAGAAAATAGCTGTTTTTGCTGGATCCTTCGATCCTTTTACCGTTGGTCACTTGGACCTGGTTACCCGCGGTTCCAAACTGTTTGATGAACTTTGGGTTCTCGTGGCGGTGAATACGTCCAAGAAATATATGCTTTCCATGGAATCCCGTGTAGCGCTGATTCGGAAAGCCTGTACTGGAATCAAGAACGTCAAGGTTGCCCTGTTTGAGGGCCTTACGGTGGATTTCATGAAAAGTGTGGGTGCAACGGTTCTTCTTCGCGGTGTCCGTAATGGTTCCGATATGGATTATGAACTTTCCGTGGATTGGAACAACAAGTTGCTTTATCCAGAGTGCGAGACTGTTTATCTGTCTTCCTCCAGGGATCACCTGATGGTAAGTAGTTCTGTTGTTCGCGAGCTTTTGAAGTGTGGCCTGGCGGAATCTGCCGATGGACGGAAAAAATTGAAGCCCTATGTGCCAGCCTGTATTTTGAATGACCTGGTAAATGAATTCAAGAAGAACAAGTAGCTGTTTATGAGACCTTTTAAGTTTTTACCGAAGTGCCTTCGTGTTCTGTTGATTGCCAATGCCGTTGTTTTTGGCATTGCCTTTGTTGTGGGTGGAATCCTTGGGTTGCATCTGAATATTCCCGGTGTGGGTTACGGCAATGTCCGTGATATTATTGCTCACTTTGGCGCCTTCTGGCCTACGGATCCCCTGCAGGTTTGGCGCTATGTGACTTATATGTTTGTCCATGTGGATTTCTGGCATTTCCTGTTTAATATGCTGATGCTATGGATGTTCGGATCCGAAGTTGCGGACATGATGGGCTCCAAGCATTTTACGGGAATGTATTTCTTCTGCGGTATTTTTGCTGCCATTTTCAGCCTGATCATGTGTGTCCTTGGCTTGACCTACAATCCGATCATTGGTGCTAGTGGCGCCTTGATGGGAATTTTTGTAGCCTACTACAAATTTTTCCCCAACCGAATGCTACTCATGTTCTTCTTTTTCCCCATGCGTATTAAGTATGCCATGTGGTTCATGGTGGCGATTGACGTTCTTATGGCTCCTTCCGGCGATGGAGTTGCCCATTTGGCTCATCTGGGCGGTGTCGTGGGTGGCTTTATCTATATGCGCCTTTATGAGGGTGGCTTTGGTGGCTTGCTGTCCAAGGTGGAACGCGCGGCAAAGAATGCCCGCGGTCCCAAGTTCAAGATGAATGATGGTGGCCAGGCTTATGGCAATACTCGTTCTTCTCGTCATTCCGACGAACCGATTGAAGGCGAAGTCTTCGATATGGATGAAGATAAACGTATGGACGAAATTTTGAAAAAGGTGAACCGTGAAGGAATCAATTCCCTTACGGATTCAGAACGTCAGTTCCTGCTGCGTGCTGGTGAGCGAATCCGCCGTCGTCGCGGAGGCATGTAATGAAGAAAATTCTTGGTGTGGGCGCTGCCCTCGTTGATATTCTTGCAAACGTCAGTGACGAATGGATGGAAGCCCAGGGTGTACAGAAAGGCGGCATGAATGCTGTTGACTGGCCCCAGATGGAAAAATTTCTGAGCAGCCTGAAAAAGTCTATACGCGTTCCTGGCGGATCCACTTGCAATACAATGGTTGGTATTGCCAAACTGGGTGGAAATGCGTCCTTCATTAGTAAAGTGGGGGATGATGAACTAGGTCGCCTGTTTAAGGAACATCTGAAAAATTCTGGTGTGGAATCCCGCATGGGAATTTCGGATGTTGCGACTGGCTGCGTATTTTCTGCAGTGACTCCCGATGCCCAACGTTCCATGTGGACCTATCTTGGGGCGTCCAGTAACTTGGGCGAGGCGGATTTTTCCAAGACCCTTTATGAAGGCGTAGACTTGGTCTTCGTTGAAGGTTATAACGCATTTAACACCGAATGCTTCAAGAAGTCCCTGGAACTTGCTCATGAGATGGGAATTGAAACGGCTTTGGATTTCAGTTCCTTTGGGGTGGTGGATGCATGCCGCAAGACTTTTGATGAACTGTTCGAAAAGAAGATGATTGATATCATCATCGCGAATGAAGATGAGGCTTATGCCTATGCTGGCGTGAGGGAAGAGGCTGCTCTTGATGTTCTTGCCAAGAAGGCCAAGGTGGCTGTGGTAAAGATTGGCAAGCGTGGCGCCTTGATCGCTAAGGATGGCAAGATAACTCGTGTTCAGGCGGGCTCCGCTAAGGCTATTGACACAACGGGTGCAGGCGACTTGTGGGCGTCGGGCTTTATCTATGGCTATATGAACGGCTGGGATATGGAACGTGCAGGTAACTTAGGCAGTATCGTTTCCAATGAAGTTGTTCAAGTGATGGGTGCTCAAATTCCCGAAGACGGCTGGCAGCGCATTTTGGCTGCTCGTAGTTAATAATTACTCAAAATTAGACCTACTACGGCGTAATCACAAAAAGTCGGTTAGCAAAACCGGCTTTTTTATTATATCTTAAGGAAGTATAAGTTGGAGGTGTTTATGAATATGGTAAAGAGTGTTCTGCTTGGTGGCCTTGCTTTGGCTACGTCTGTTTTTGCAGAAGATGATAGAAAGAATATCTGCGATGAATTGGGAACGGATGTGGTAAACCTGAAGCTCGCCTATGTGGACGAAACGAAATGGCTAGGGGATTTTGCGTTGACTTCAGCGGAATCCCATAGTACTGTTCGTCATGAAACACTGGATCAGATGAAAGCCATTGCAAAGGAATTTCCTTATAAGATTCCTTATTCCGTGGATGCGGGGTGCCTTGTCCAAAAGCAGGTGACTTATTCCTATCTGCAGTGGAATGAAAGCAAAAAGCAATGGGCAGAAAATAGTGAAAATCATGACTTTGCTACAACCATTCTGGATATCCATGGCAATAGAACAGAAACATACGATTCTACCAATGCGTATAATCTGCTGATTGTTCGTGCCCATAATGAAACCTGGATGAAGAACCTTATGGTCCGGATGAATTGTTCGTTTCCAAGACTTACGAGCTTGCTTTTGAAAGTTGGTTCGCTACGGCAAAGACAGAAGAGATTAAACCAGTTGTTATTGATGGTGTTACTTATTCTGCCAAATATTTTTATTTCGGATATTCCATGTCTCAGGATTCCCTGAAAGCTGTAACAGGGGCCCTTAATTCCGTGAATCATCCTGAAGGAGTCGATAAGGTTGAACTTCAGATTTTCCATGCCATTATGAAGGATCCTAACAGAAAGATCCCTGTGGCGGAATCATCCTCTAGCCAGATGTCTGTAGTGCAGTCCTCCAGTTCTGCATTTGTTGTTTCCTCTAGTAGTGCTGCTCCTGTTGCATCGTCTTCCAGTGAACAGCTTGCGGAGTCCTCCAGTAGTGAATCTCTCGTGGAGTCTTCCTCTAGCGAAATGACTGAACCTCCGCTGGTTCTGAAGTCCCTGCAGGTTGCTCCCGCAATTTATGGCGCCCGTCAGGTGCGTCGTCTGGATGGTTCCGTGGTGAAGTCCAACGACGCCATGAAACCGGGTGTGTATTATGTGCAGGGAATGGACGGTCTGTGGAAAAAACAGCTGGTAAAGACCCGTTAAATAGACGTGGTCTCGGATTACTCGCTTTTATATATTGACGGTATGGTGTTCAAGAGCCTTGTAACGTTCCTTGCGGCTATTGCTTTGGTGTGGTCGGTTTCCTTTGCGGAGGAACCGACTTTTGCCGATTCTGCAAGGACTGCTGAACTTCTGGAAGAAATCTCCATTCGCGATAGCGTGATGGCTCTGCACGACAGTTCCTGTGCTGCAGAAAAGGATTCTCTTCGCTTCGCTATGAAAATGGAAAGTTCCATGTGCGAAAGCTGGAAACAAAGTTACGATACCATGAAAAAAAATTACGGGGAATGTAACCAGGCATTGAGAACTGCCAAAGAAGAAAATGAAAATAAGGTAAATGAAGCAGAAAAATCCAATAGTTCCTCGGTGATTGTGCCGACCAGTACTTTTCTGGGGGGCCTTGGTATTGGCATGCTTCTGTTCTGGCTGTTTTTTTGAATAGGATTTTGCTGGGTTAAGATGAGACTTGGAACGGTTCAAATGGCGCTAATGGTGCTGCTCGCCTGCGGCGCAACTACTTTTGCGAAAAAAGCGAAGAATGAGTCTTTTGAAAAGGCGAACGTGTTGCAAGGTCCCTTTGTCAAAGGGGATGTTCTTGAAGAGTTCTCCCGCATTGAATTAAAGACCGCAGAAATTGCCGCCTATATGCCTGCCACGAAAAAGCTGTTCGTGGTGGGGGATGAAAATGTGATGGAAGTGGTGGACTTGTCCAATCCCAGAAAGCCGAAACGTACGGAGTCCTTTATGCTGGAAGGGGAAGCTACCAGCGTTACGGCCCACGGAAATTTCGTGGCGGTGAGCCTGCTTGCAGACCCTGCCTGGGAACGGGGTAATGTTGAATTGCTGGAAGTTTCAAATGGATCGATCCGTAAGGTGGGGGTGTACGGTGTCTGCTACCATCCCGACATGCTGACCTTTACCCCCGATGGCAAGAAAATTCTGGTTGCCTGCGAAGGCGAACCCAGCGAAGACAAGCTGCACGATCCCGAGGGGGGCATTGCCATTCTGGATATGGACTTGATTTCTCAGGAAAAAAATCCCGTGATAACGATTCCACTTCACGAAGCTGATTTTGAACCGGAATATATTACGGTTTCAAAGGATTCGAAGATTGCCTGGGTTAGCCTGCAAGAAAACAATGCACTTGTTCGCGTGGATGTGGAACACGCCTATGTGGATACGATATTTGACCTGGGCTTCGTGGATCATACCCAGAAGGGGTTTGCCCTGGATGCGGTAAAGGATGGCAAAATCCGCATCGAAAATGCGAACATCCGAAGCCTTCGCCAGCCCGATGGAATCAAGGCCTTTGAAGTGAATGGCAGAACCTTTGTGGCAACCGCCAACGAGGGGGATGACATGGAAAAGACGGATCCCCGGTTTGTAAAAATTGCTTGCGGTGACGATAAGGATTGCAAACTTATAAATGGTACCCGTTCCATTTCTCTCTTTGATGGCCATACTGGAGAACTTGTCTGGGATTCCGGAGAAATTCTTGAAAAAACTTTTGCGGAAGTTGCTCCCCTATACTTTAACTGGAATTCCAAAAAAGGAAAAGTGAATTTAGAGAAATGGACGGATTCCCGCAGTGATGACAAGGGCTGCGAACCGGAAAACGTCACTGTAGGTAAAGTGGAAAATCGCCTGCTTGGTTTCGTGGGTCTCGAAAGAATGAGCGGTATCGCCACCTTTGACTTTACCGATATTGGTGTCAACGGCAAGATGCCGAAGTTGGTTGGCTACTACATGGACCCCAAGGATCGTGGCCCCGAGGGTGTGCTTTTCATTGATGCCGAGCAAAGTCCTGAACCCGGAACCGCACTGCTGGTAGTCGGCTACGAATACAGCAAGACCCTTGTGATTT
Proteins encoded in this region:
- a CDS encoding helix-hairpin-helix domain-containing protein, giving the protein MNGPEKKVVYLAFCLFVVGVVVRVLPWGLPSIDSFQIEDVANKLIAPVGDSVPPAWNETPSEGFVSFEKSHKDSSKVEKKERKKKKKVQLPLHINTASVDDLCALNGVGPKLAEKIVAQREAKGPFKNPTDLKKVPGIGNKKLEAILPGVIFD
- the pilM gene encoding type IV pilus biogenesis protein PilM, coding for MSDTKLYLGIEVADASLKVALLDGTERRVLKTAILETETSPLVDVYAFEVVLQEWMKFINVENVDAVSVSIPAFRSIIRQVFVPAEASKNLDDYLKWYVSLITNADDGVYVIDYQIMKGDDSLGYTVMLIAVRREWVDNLRKGFRNKSLTPKSLDVDVLSLMNLMDFAEQVSELGCVVKADYAGVTMVWLTKDNLQAMRCVSTLNLVNKSKEEAYQILADGIAEQIRLAKEENSAIDTKMVNLCGEMASDLSFVETLRQKLSDCQLVMLDSFSNLRLPVEAEDAAAVLCCSGAIGAALNVMEGV
- the rsmD gene encoding 16S rRNA (guanine(966)-N(2))-methyltransferase RsmD yields the protein MPIRITGGTLRGRNVPSPDTSKTRPTASRTREALFNILQGVEGFRMLDLFCGTGIMGIEAISRGAASVTAVEMSKVQAKLVQQAYSSLKLDSQVNLLVTSALTLSKDVLCKDEGFDLIYADPPFKDMEYPDLRPFWDWLNPGGVAVFEAPSKNLPAWAKEAEANDLLQIRKYGESSLLLYRKTL
- the coaD gene encoding pantetheine-phosphate adenylyltransferase; its protein translation is MAVKSEKKIAVFAGSFDPFTVGHLDLVTRGSKLFDELWVLVAVNTSKKYMLSMESRVALIRKACTGIKNVKVALFEGLTVDFMKSVGATVLLRGVRNGSDMDYELSVDWNNKLLYPECETVYLSSSRDHLMVSSSVVRELLKCGLAESADGRKKLKPYVPACILNDLVNEFKKNK
- a CDS encoding rhomboid family intramembrane serine protease, yielding MRPFKFLPKCLRVLLIANAVVFGIAFVVGGILGLHLNIPGVGYGNVRDIIAHFGAFWPTDPLQVWRYVTYMFVHVDFWHFLFNMLMLWMFGSEVADMMGSKHFTGMYFFCGIFAAIFSLIMCVLGLTYNPIIGASGALMGIFVAYYKFFPNRMLLMFFFFPMRIKYAMWFMVAIDVLMAPSGDGVAHLAHLGGVVGGFIYMRLYEGGFGGLLSKVERAAKNARGPKFKMNDGGQAYGNTRSSRHSDEPIEGEVFDMDEDKRMDEILKKVNREGINSLTDSERQFLLRAGERIRRRRGGM
- a CDS encoding adenosine kinase, translated to MKKILGVGAALVDILANVSDEWMEAQGVQKGGMNAVDWPQMEKFLSSLKKSIRVPGGSTCNTMVGIAKLGGNASFISKVGDDELGRLFKEHLKNSGVESRMGISDVATGCVFSAVTPDAQRSMWTYLGASSNLGEADFSKTLYEGVDLVFVEGYNAFNTECFKKSLELAHEMGIETALDFSSFGVVDACRKTFDELFEKKMIDIIIANEDEAYAYAGVREEAALDVLAKKAKVAVVKIGKRGALIAKDGKITRVQAGSAKAIDTTGAGDLWASGFIYGYMNGWDMERAGNLGSIVSNEVVQVMGAQIPEDGWQRILAARS
- a CDS encoding alkaline phosphatase, which encodes MRLGTVQMALMVLLACGATTFAKKAKNESFEKANVLQGPFVKGDVLEEFSRIELKTAEIAAYMPATKKLFVVGDENVMEVVDLSNPRKPKRTESFMLEGEATSVTAHGNFVAVSLLADPAWERGNVELLEVSNGSIRKVGVYGVCYHPDMLTFTPDGKKILVACEGEPSEDKLHDPEGGIAILDMDLISQEKNPVITIPLHEADFEPEYITVSKDSKIAWVSLQENNALVRVDVEHAYVDTIFDLGFVDHTQKGFALDAVKDGKIRIENANIRSLRQPDGIKAFEVNGRTFVATANEGDDMEKTDPRFVKIACGDDKDCKLINGTRSISLFDGHTGELVWDSGEILEKTFAEVAPLYFNWNSKKGKVNLEKWTDSRSDDKGCEPENVTVGKVENRLLGFVGLERMSGIATFDFTDIGVNGKMPKLVGYYMDPKDRGPEGVLFIDAEQSPEPGTALLVVGYEYSKTLVIYKVK